GCATCCAGCATAACTTCTGGTACGAGTACAATCAACGACTTGCAAACCCTAATCACGAAAAGAGATGTGAAAGAGACGCAGGAAGCTCTATCGAGTCTGTTCAGAAATTCGAATGCCTATTCAAACTCATTGCTGAAGACATCTCAGAATGGGGCGGAAATTGCCCATTCCCTGGAAAACATTGCCAAACTGAAGGGTTGCAACGATGAAACAGCCGAAAAGCTACTAAGTGCAAGTGGGTTATTCTACTTATTGTCCAATCACCAGCTCATAATGTCAAAGTACTTCAACGATTTGTTGGGAGATAATTTagttgatgatattgatgaattcaAGCTACAAACCAAAATAATGGAGAACAAGTTTAAGGTGCAAAGTAAAGAGCAAAGCTTAAAGTTGAAACTGCAGGAAAGACAcaattttgatatttcgaaaaggaaaataaggAACTTAATTTCATACCGAGAAAGTCTCTCTAGTTTACAAGCACGATTAGACCAGTTAGAAACGCTAAAACACGATTTTTACATGGACTCGTACGACCTCGTGGAAAATACATGTAATAAAGTACTAAACAGAGTGGCTACGGTGTCTAGGGCACAAGTGgaaatttctgaaaatataGCCAGGAAAGGTTGGTCCGGTGGCGGGCTTGATGAGTTGCTGTGTGATGCAGACGACCCATTCAGCAAAAAAACTGAGGGTCCCCACGGTACCACCAATGGTGATGAAGAGACTGGAGACGGGGTAGAATACATCAACGATAGGGGCACAAATGGGGGCGACATCGTGCTCAATGAACTGTTAGAGGGAACCAGTCGACCTTCCACGTCAAAGACCTCTCTCGCTAAATCCAAGAACTCCTCGACGGGATCCACGCCGCACCATCCCCAGTTCAACACAAGTGTGGAGGGGGTACGAAGCGAAAGTGATGACAGCGGCAAAAATGGGGacgatgataatgatgacgatgaggACGCAGACAATTTGATGGGAGCGGagaattcattttctttgccacCTACAAGAAACTCTGACGAGGAAACCACAGATACGTTGAGGCAGTTGTCAATCAAAAGGGACAATGACGACCACGCCAGCGACACTGACGGGATAGAAGACCAGTCAAGCAATATATAAGTTTTGTAATTTTCTATGTCTgttagttttttttatatagaaatggaaaaagtgAACGGTTGGATTTTAATAGTCAGGGGAAACGCTGCATATGTACATAGGAAGATGGTCAATGTCTCctgcttttttcatttttttcaccagaACTTGtaccatttcttttcaggGGCGGTCTGCGACAAGTTCTGGTTACTCTGCTGGAACTGGATCTGCTTCTCGTTTTTGGCGGCTTCCCATTGTCCAGGCAAAGCTGGGTCATGGGGAACATTACGTAGCATtggtttttcctttttcgcCACTGTTTCCTTCGCCAACTGAGCGATTTGGAAacttttttgtcttttcaacCTGCATTGCTCCCACCCGACGATCGATCCCAGTACCAGAGAGCTCATCGCCCAGTTCGCGGCCTTTGTCGGGCTCTTAtgatatataaatataacAGAACCCATCAAGAACATGCTGGAGAATCCAAGCATGCCCGCGTCTCTGAAACACGGGATCGAGGTCAGCTTCTGCATAGAGAAGTCGCCCCACCTGATTGAGTCCCAAGCCTCTTTCAATGTGGCCCGTTCTTGCTTCTTGGCCAACTGGGAATTGGACAGATCATCGGCAAATTTGGGCGGAGTGTCCTCCAACAGGATCTTTTGGCCTCGCGAGTAGTTCGTCAGCACGGGCTCACCATCTGGCCTCTCCTGCTGTGTTTGCTTTTCTGTCTGGTTTGACCACGGCCACCAACGCATCTTATATCTGATTGTTGAGCCACTTGCAGCTCTCTGCTCAAGACTGTGCTGTAATGGCCTACCATGCTGAAGAGCTGATATAGTGGTGCCCCTTCGACGGTGTTATGACGGACTTGCTTGCGCGGCTTACCCTGCTGCTACGAAAGGCCGCCTTCGTCGCTCATTGGTCTGCGGCCGCGGACGCTTTTTGGTCATTGTCATATATGAAGCAAGAGCAGGAAcggaaatttttcacattGCCTTGCCCATTGTTCCGATCCAGTGTTGCGTT
This is a stretch of genomic DNA from Saccharomyces kudriavzevii IFO 1802 strain IFO1802 genome assembly, chromosome: 4. It encodes these proteins:
- the COX20 gene encoding Cox20p (similar to Saccharomyces cerevisiae COX20 (YDR231C); ancestral locus Anc_8.451); translated protein: MRWWPWSNQTEKQTQQERPDGEPVLTNYSRGQKILLEDTPPKFADDLSNSQLAKKQERATLKEAWDSIRWGDFSMQKLTSIPCFRDAGMLGFSSMFLMGSVIFIYHKSPTKAANWAMSSLVLGSIVGWEQCRLKRQKSFQIAQLAKETVAKKEKPMLRNVPHDPALPGQWEAAKNEKQIQFQQSNQNLSQTAPEKKWYKFW
- the IVY1 gene encoding Ivy1p (similar to Saccharomyces cerevisiae IVY1 (YDR229W); ancestral locus Anc_8.450); translation: MPGDNNEQVQRSPSSDQRLRVDWDEGNHYDVSPDRYAPHLSEFYPIVNSKKLVTGSVGSVNNDHLDDMNHLRSSKVYSKARRASSITSGTSTINDLQTLITKRDVKETQEALSSLFRNSNAYSNSLLKTSQNGAEIAHSLENIAKLKGCNDETAEKLLSASGLFYLLSNHQLIMSKYFNDLLGDNLVDDIDEFKLQTKIMENKFKVQSKEQSLKLKLQERHNFDISKRKIRNLISYRESLSSLQARLDQLETLKHDFYMDSYDLVENTCNKVLNRVATVSRAQVEISENIARKGWSGGGLDELLCDADDPFSKKTEGPHGTTNGDEETGDGVEYINDRGTNGGDIVLNELLEGTSRPSTSKTSLAKSKNSSTGSTPHHPQFNTSVEGVRSESDDSGKNGDDDNDDDEDADNLMGAENSFSLPPTRNSDEETTDTLRQLSIKRDNDDHASDTDGIEDQSSNI